The region ATCGCGCCAAGAGCTTGGGGCAAAAGCTTGTTGCCGCAGGATACCGATCGGCTTCACTGCAGGGAAACCTTTCCCAGAAACGCCGCCAGGCAGCACTGGACGGCTTTCGCGACGGGACATTTCAGATTCTGGTGGCCACCGATGTCGCCGCTCGCGGCATTGACGTTACCCGGATTTCGCATGTCATCAACTATGATATCCCTTCCACCCCCGAGGCATACATTCACCGCATCGGACGGACAGGCCGGGCAACTCGCAGCGGCGAAGCTTTTACCCTTGTTACCGGAGAAGACAAGGATATGGTGCGCGCCATCAATCGAATCATCGGTTCTGAGATCGAGCAACGCACCTTATCAACTTTTGACTACGGATCACCAGCGCCTAATCGTGAAGGCCGCTCGCAGTGGATCGGAAAACCGCAACGGAAATTATCCGGAGTGAAAAAGGGACGGAACAAAATGAAGTCACTCTCGAACTTTTTTATTTAGACAAAACGTTACCGAATATAGAGAAAAGACGGGGGATATGGCTATCCCCCTATGGTAATGTAGCCGCTGCAGATAGCAAACACGAATCAACAATTTTTGGGCTTCCCTAGATGCTCCAAGATGAGACCCAAAAACTTTTCTCCGTAAAGCTCTAATTTCCGTTCACCAATCCCTGAGATGCGGCTCATTTCTTTTAAAGAGCGCGGCAAATACGCCACCAGTTCTTGCAAGGTACGGTCATGGAAGATGATATAAGGCGGCAGGCCCTGTTCTTTTGCCAGCTTCAGGCGCAAAGCGCGCAGTTTCTCCCAAAGATCGGTTGAGGCTTGATCAACAAATTCGTTTTCATATTTACGGGTTGTGCGAGGCGGGTGCTTTGCTTTTATCGGCATTGGATCTTTGCGGAATCGGACGCTTTGTTCTCCCCGCAAAACAGGCCAGCTTTTATCCGTCAGTTTAAAGCCCCCTTTGCTCTCCAGATCTACGAAAAGGAGACCGGCGGCAATCATTTGGCGAAAAATCGACTTCCATTCTTTTTTGGAAAGGTCCGCGCCGATACCGAATGTGGAAATCTTATCATGCCTGAAGCGCTGAATTCTCTCATTGGTTGATCCGCACAGCACATTGCTGAGATATTCAGCGCCGAAACGCTGTCCGGTTCGATATACACAGGAAAGTGCTTTCTGGGCGGCAACGGTTCCATCCCAGGTTTCGATGTCACCATGACAAGTATCACAGTTTCCGCACGCTTTGGGAAGTTCTTCACCAAAATAGCTTAACAACACCTGCCGTCGGCATTTAACGGTCTCACAATATCCTAAAAAGGCTTCCAGTTTGCGGTGCTGGATGCTTTTATACTGTTCATCCCCTTCAGAGCGGTCCAACAATGCTCGAACGGCAATCACGTCGGATAAACTGTAGATCATCCAGGCATCCGCTTTTTGGCCGTCACGTCCCCCGCGACCGGTTTCCTGATAGTAGGCTTCCAAACTTTTCGGCAGATCAAGGTGCGCAATGAAACGCACATCCGGCTTATCAATTCCCATCCCAAAGGCAATGGTTGCCACAATAATTACGCCCTCTTTATGGAGGAATCTTCGCTGGTGCAGCAAACGGGTTCTTTGATCCATACCTGCATGATAAGGAAGCGCCGTATATCCTTTTTCAGACAGCCAGGCGGCGGTTGTTTCCACTTTTTTGCGGGTTAAGCAATATACGATTCCCGAATCTTTTGGATGTTCCGCATTCAGAAAATCCAAAAGCTGTTTTTTCCATTTTTCTTTAAGCTCGATACGGTAACAGATGTTGGGGCGGTCAAAACTTGTGATAAATTGGGCCGCTTTCTCCAAATTCAGCTTTTTTATTATTTCTTTACGTGTGACCGGGTCGGCGGTGGCGGTCAGAGCAATCCGGGGCACTTTGGGAAAACGTTCGGATAAAATGGAAAGCTGAAGGTATTCCGGCCTGAAATCATGTCCCCACTGAGAAACACAGTGCGCTTCATCAATGGCAAACAAAGCAACTTGCGTATGATTCAGCAAATCTAGAAATCGATCGGTTGTCAATCTTTCAGGGGCAACGTAAACCAGATCCAGATTCCCGGAAACCATCTGCTTTTCAATGTCACGGGCGCTCTGCGGCGACAAGCTGGAGTTTAGAAAGGCTGCCCGGATGTTCAGTTGACACAGGGCATCCACCTGATCCTGCATCAAGGCGATAAGGGGGGAAATCACGACGCCGACACCGCTTTTCAGCATGGCCGGGATCTGATAACAGATCGATTTGCCGCCGCCGGTCGGCATCAGAACCAGCGCATCACGGCCGGCCATCAGATGCCGGATGATCTCTTCCTGGTTTTCCCAAAAGCTGTCATAGCCAAAACAGGATCGCAAAATGTCTTGCGGCGAAGTATGGTTATGAATATGTTTCATCTAAAATGTTTCTCTTTGCTGAACATTTCATAACATTTAACTGTCATTACCCTAACGTTGCAAAAGCTAAGGGTGCCGTAGATCCCCCGATAACGGGATCTTCGTTTCACTTTGGCATGTTTTTTATGCAACGACAGGGATTATTTTTGCAGGACATAAGCAAGCCACATATCACCGGAGCCGGTCTTGGAAACCGACTTTGAAAAATTGCGTACCCTGAAACCGAGTTGCTCGAACATTTGCCGTAAAGCTTCGTCCTGCCACAGGTAAAATACCCGGCCGTGCGAACCTGTGCGGGTTCCTTCACCCTCCTTTAATGTTACCAGCACAATTCCATGGCGGGTCAGGGCCGAGGTGATGTTTTTGAAAACCGCTGAAAACCGGTCCGACGGAATGTGGATAAGAGCGCCGGCCAGCAGGATCGCATCGACCTCCATAAAGGAAAAATCGTAGGTTTCAAAGTCGTCTTCGATGACTTCGCACCCGGCATTCTCGCGGGCCAGTTGCGCCAGACCCGGCGATCGTTCCAGGCCGATGACCTCAAAACCGCGCTGTTTAAACCAGAACAGATCGCGGCCGCTGCTGCAGCCTGCATCCAGGATAAACGCCTCCGGCGAGAGTCTTGCGGCCAAAGGATCCAGAAACGATGACGGATCAATTGAAAAGGTCTTTTCATGGTA is a window of Candidatus Desulfatibia profunda DNA encoding:
- a CDS encoding C-terminal helicase domain-containing protein, whose product is RAKSLGQKLVAAGYRSASLQGNLSQKRRQAALDGFRDGTFQILVATDVAARGIDVTRISHVINYDIPSTPEAYIHRIGRTGRATRSGEAFTLVTGEDKDMVRAINRIIGSEIEQRTLSTFDYGSPAPNREGRSQWIGKPQRKLSGVKKGRNKMKSLSNFFI
- the recQ gene encoding DNA helicase RecQ gives rise to the protein MKHIHNHTSPQDILRSCFGYDSFWENQEEIIRHLMAGRDALVLMPTGGGKSICYQIPAMLKSGVGVVISPLIALMQDQVDALCQLNIRAAFLNSSLSPQSARDIEKQMVSGNLDLVYVAPERLTTDRFLDLLNHTQVALFAIDEAHCVSQWGHDFRPEYLQLSILSERFPKVPRIALTATADPVTRKEIIKKLNLEKAAQFITSFDRPNICYRIELKEKWKKQLLDFLNAEHPKDSGIVYCLTRKKVETTAAWLSEKGYTALPYHAGMDQRTRLLHQRRFLHKEGVIIVATIAFGMGIDKPDVRFIAHLDLPKSLEAYYQETGRGGRDGQKADAWMIYSLSDVIAVRALLDRSEGDEQYKSIQHRKLEAFLGYCETVKCRRQVLLSYFGEELPKACGNCDTCHGDIETWDGTVAAQKALSCVYRTGQRFGAEYLSNVLCGSTNERIQRFRHDKISTFGIGADLSKKEWKSIFRQMIAAGLLFVDLESKGGFKLTDKSWPVLRGEQSVRFRKDPMPIKAKHPPRTTRKYENEFVDQASTDLWEKLRALRLKLAKEQGLPPYIIFHDRTLQELVAYLPRSLKEMSRISGIGERKLELYGEKFLGLILEHLGKPKNC
- a CDS encoding class I SAM-dependent methyltransferase, yielding MTDYYQENYQAYHEKTFSIDPSSFLDPLAARLSPEAFILDAGCSSGRDLFWFKQRGFEVIGLERSPGLAQLARENAGCEVIEDDFETYDFSFMEVDAILLAGALIHIPSDRFSAVFKNITSALTRHGIVLVTLKEGEGTRTGSHGRVFYLWQDEALRQMFEQLGFRVRNFSKSVSKTGSGDMWLAYVLQK